The genomic interval GTGGGCGCTCATGTTTGACGGAAAGGGAATACCCGCATTAATAGCCTCGATGATTGGGGGTTGACGTTTGATGGGCTTCAGGAAGTACGTGAAAAATATCTGGGAGGCCGTGTACACCATAGCCCTGGGAATGAAGATTACGGCCCGTTACGGGGTGGACCCGAGAGAGGAGATAACGGAGCAGTACCCCGAGGATGTCTGGGAGCCCTTCGAACGGTTCAGAGGATTTCTGCACAACGACGTGCCGCGGTGCATATCCTGCTCCATGTGCGCCAGGGTCTGCCCCGTTGACTGTATCGAGCTCGAATCGTTCATGGGCCCCGATAAAAAAAGGGTCCTCACCCGGTTCGACATCGACATAGGCCGCTGCATGTACTGCGGTCTCTGCGTCGAGGTCTGCCCGACGAAGTGCCTGACGCACACGGCAGGCTACGAGGGAAGGTCCTCCGTTTCCCGGGGGGAGCTCATACTCAATTTCGTCACCGAGCCTCCCGAGATGCCTCCCCCGAAGGAGGAAGAGAAGAAGGAAGAGGAAGTGAAGGTTGCCGGGGAGGGACCGGCAGATGAGGATAAGGCGAAGGAGGCGGACACGCAAGGGGAGATGGTAGGCGCTTCCGCGGGAAGCGCGCCGATCAGTCCCAAGAGCGACCCGCCTGACAAGGATGGAGAGGGCGAGTAGATGAAGGGTCCGGCGGATATCATATTTTACGCAATCGCTTTCGTTACGGTCGTTTCGGCCGTTCTGGTTGCCCTCCTGCCGAACATCATCCACGCTGCGATTGCCCTTCTCTTTACCTTTGCGGGGGTGGCGGGCCTCTACGTCTTCATGAGCGCGGATTTCCTGGCGGCCACGCAGCTGCTCATATACGTGGGGGGGATTTTGGTGCTCATCCTGTTCGCCGTGTTTCTCTCGAGCAGGATTTCGAGCGTGAAGATGAGTAACCCCGCGCGGTTCATGATCCCGGCGGGGGTTGCTTTCCTGGGGATCCTGGGCGGGCTGATCTACGCCCTCCACAACACGCAGTGGGCGGGCAGCGGCGAGGTCGTCTACGATCCGACCACGGCAAAGCTCGGGGAGCTGCTCATGACGAAATACCTTTTGCCCTTCGAAGTGGCATCGGTGCTGCTTCTGGCGGCCCTGGTGGGAGCTGCGCTGCTCTCGAGGCCGGGGGATTGAGAGGGGTGGTTTGATGGTCGAAAAAGTTCTCATTGTTTCAGCCGTCCTCTTCTGCAGCGGGCTCTTTACCATCATTACGAGGAAAAACGCCGTGGCGATACTGATGGGCGTCGAGCTCATCCTGAATTCGGCGAACATCAACTTCATCGCATTTTCCAAATCAGCTTCAAATATACTGGGGGGCCAGATATTTGCGATCTTCGTGATCGTCCTGGCCGCCGCCGAGGCGGCCGTGGCTCTCGCCATTTTCATCAGGTTCTATTCCATTGCCGGGACGGCGGATGTGGATTTCGCCGATAGACTGAAAGGCTAAAGAGGGGTGACGAAGTGTTCGAATATGCGTTCCTGATCCCGCTGCTTCCACTGATCGCCGCCTTCGTCCAGATTTTCGTGGGAAAGAGGCTCCCCCGGAAGGGCGACTGGGTTTCCATCTCTGCGATTCTTGCTTCATCGGTGGTATCCTTCGGGATCTTCGCGCAGGCGCTCAGGATTTTCGACCCGGAGCTCCTCTACCGGGCGAGCTATCCCTGGCTCGATATCGGCGGGCGCTTCACCATCGAAATGGGCATCCTCATTGACAATATGACGGCGGTGATGCTCGTGGTGGTCTCCGTCGTATCGGCGCTGGTGCACATCTACTCGGTGGGGTACATGCACGGGGACCCCCGGTACAGCAGGTTTTACGCGTACCTTTCCATATTCTCCTTCTCCATGTACGGCCTGGTCCTTTCGGACAACCTCTTTGCCATATACATATTCTGGGAGCTCGTCGGCGTCTCTTCCTACCTCCTCATCGGGTTCTGGTTCGAGAAGAAGTCGGCCGCCGATGCCTGCAAAAAGGCGTTTTTGACCACCCGGGTCGGCGACGTGGGGATGTTCATCGGGATCTTGATCTTCTTCCTCACCACGGGGGTGTTCAATTACTTCGACGTCTTCAAGGCCGTTGCCGACGGGCAGATTTCCGGAACGCTCCTCACCGTGGCGGGTATCGGGATATTTTTCGGGGCAATAGGGAAATCGGCCCAGTTCCCCCTCCACGTGTGGCTTCCCGATGCCATGGAGGGCCCGACGCCCGTTTCGGCATTGATCCACGCGGCCACCATGGTCGCGGCCGGGGTCTACCTCGTTGCCCGTGTCTACCCGATATTCACCCCCGATGCCTTTCTCTTCATAGCCTACATCGGGTGCATCACCCTCTTTATCGCCGCCACGATAGCCATCGTTCAAAACGACATAAAACGCGTGCTCGCATACTCCACGATCAGCCAGCTCGGGTACATGATGCTCGGGCTCGGCGTGGGCGGCTTCACGGCGGGTATGGCACACCTGACCACCCACGCTGCGTTCAAGGCATGCCTCTTTCTCGGGTCGGGAAGCGTCATCCACGCTGTCCACACCCAGGACATACAGGAGATGGGCGGGCTCTGGAAGAAGATGCCCGTGACCTTTGCCACCTTCCTCATCGCCACGCTCGCCATATCGGGCGTGCCGCTCTTTTCTGGCTTTTACAGCAAGGACATGATTCTTGCCAAGGCGCTCGAGTTCGGCATGGTAAATTCCCGGCACATGGTCCTCTTTGTTTTCGCCGCCCTCACCGCCGGGATGACGGCCTTTTACATGTTCAGGATTGTGATCCTCACCTTCTTCGGCAAGACGCGGGACGAGGAAAAGTACCACCACGCCCATGAATCCCCGTTGAACATGACGGTGCCCCTGGTCATTCTCGCCGTGCTCTCCTTCAAGGTCTTCTTCACCTACAACGGCTGGTTCGACAAGCTCATGCACGGCCCCGTGTTTCCCAGGGAGCTCAAGGCACAGATGCTCACCCTGTCGGAGGTCCCCGCCCCCGCGCCGCATGGCGAGGCGGTGGTGATAGGAGAGGGGGAACACGCTGCCGTTGCGCCGGCCGCCGAGGAAGTGCACACGGCGCCAGCCCCGGGGCACGGTGAGGCGGAAGTGGCTGCCGGCCACGAAGCGGGCGCCGGCCACGATCGGGAGCACATAGCCCACACCGCACATTCCCTTGCGGGAAAGATCTCCCTGATCGTCGTGGCCATCGGCATCTCCCTGGCACTTGTCTTCTACCTGTTCGGCATGGTCAACGTTCAGAAGGTGGCTGCGGCGGTGAAGCCCGTGTATCTGTTTCTCTTCAATAAATGGTATTTCGATGAGCTCTACCACCACCTCCTGGTGAGGGTCATACTCGCGGTCAGCAGGTTCCTCGGCTGGTTCGACCTCTACATCGTCGACGGGCTGGTAAACCTGGCCGGCCAGCTCGGTGTCTGGGTATCGGCCCTGGCGGGGAAGTTCGACGACTTCGTCGTCGATGGGACGGTAAACGGCCTGGCGAACTCGACGATCGGCAGTGGCGGTTTCCTGCGGCGGTTCCAGACGGGAAAACTGCACCATTACATATTTGCCCTTGCAGGAGGGCTGCTGGTAATAATCATCGTCAAAGTATTTTAAAGGGGGTCCCGTAGCACATGGAAAACCACATCCTATCTCTGATGATTTTTCTGCCCCTCCTGGGCGCGTTCTTCATTCTCTTCGTCCCCAGGGGGAAGGACAACGTGGTAAAGATCATCGCTGCCCTGTTCTCCTTCATTCCGGTCCTTCTGTCGGTGAAGCTCTTTTTCGCGTTCAACAGGACACTGCCCGGCGTCACGGACTACGGGACGTTCCAGTTCATAGAGCACTACCCCTGGATCAGGGCGTTCAATATCGAGTACTTTATCGGCGTGGACGGGATCAGCGTCCCCATGGTTCTGCTCACGGCCCTGCTCTCCTTCCTCGCCGTGGTAGGGTCGTGGAACATCGAGAAGCAGATCAAGGGATACATGGCCCTCTTTCTTCTGCTCGAGACGGGGATGATGGGTGTTTTCTGCGCCCTTGACTTTTTCCTCTTCTACGTTTTCTGGGAAGTCATGCTCCTGCCCATGTACTTTCTGATCGGCATCTGGGGGGGGCCGCGACGGGAGTACGCGGCGATCAAGTTTTTCCTCTACACCCTCCTGGGGTCGGTTCTCATGCTCCTGGTCATGCTCGCCCTCTACTTCAACACGATGAACCCGGAGACGGGCGCCCACACCTTCAACATGCTCCACTACATGAACCAGGCTACCCACAACGCCTGGCTGAAAGGCTTCGACATACGGATCATGCTCTATATCGCGCTCTTTATCGGCTTCGCCATCAAAGTCCCCATCTTTCCGTTCCACACGTGGCTTCCCGACGCACACGTTGAGGCCCCCACGGCCATTTCTGTCATCCTGGCGGGCGTGCTCCTNNNNNNNNNNNNNNTGGTTTGCCATTCCCCTTGCCGTTCTGGGGGTTATCAACATCATCTACGGGGCGCTGTGCGCCATGGCCCAGAGCGACCTGAAGAAGCTCGTCGCCTACTCCTCTGTCAGCCACATGGGGTTCGTCCTCCTGGGGATGGCGGCCATGACCCCGGCGGCGATAAACGGGGCGGTGCTCCAGATGTTCAATCACGGAACGATCACGGCCATGCTCTTTTTCCTCGTGGGAGTCGTCTACGACAGGGCCCATCACCGGGAGATAGACGGGTTCGGGGGGCTCGGTGCCGTCGTTCCCGTGTACACGGGATTTGTGAGCCTGGCATTTTTCGCATCCCTGGGATTGCCCGGCCTCTCGGGGTTCATCTCTGAAGCCCTCGTGTTCATCGGCTCGTTTCCCATTTTCCAGACGATGGTCATCATCGCGGCTTTGGGCATCGTCATTACCGCGGCTTACCACCTCTGGGCGCTGCAGAGAGTTTTCCTGGGGCCCCTCAACCCCAAGTATGTGGATCTTCCCGAGATCAACGGGCGGGAGATATTCTGCCTCGCCCCGCTCGGGATCATCGTGCTCTTTCTCGGTGTATTTCCCATGCCCGTGCTCAGGATGATCGACACGAGCCTTCTGTATCTGATAGATTTTGTTAAGAACACTCTTGTGTGACCTGGTGGAGGGAAAGGGTGATCCTGGACAACATACAGAGCGTCACGTTCTTCATACCGGAGCTGATTCTCACCGGTACCATCCTCGTGGTGATCCTCTTCCACGTGGTGAGCGCGAACAGAACGTCCCAGTTCCCCGCTTTTTTGACCCTTGCCGCCGTGTCTGCCTCCATGATCATCGCCGGCGGGCTCGGGGCGGGTGGGACGAAAGACCTCTTTTTCGGCATGGTGAGGATAGACGAGTTTTCCACCTTCTTCAAGGTCATCCTCTCGCTGGCCACCCTCTTTGCCACCTTCATGTCCATCGCGTCGCTCGAGGTTGCGGGCAAGAGACAGACCGAGTACTATGTGTTTCTGCTGAGCATAACCCTCGGCATGTACCTTCTTGCATCCTCGGTGGACATCGTGATGATTCTTCTGGCCCTCGAGCTCGTTTCCATCCCCTCCTATCTGCTTGCGGGATACCTGAAGAGGACGGAACGATCCGTCGAGGGCGCGGTGAAATACGTGGTTTACGGGGCCACGGCATCGGGGGTCATGATATACGGGTTTTCCCTTCTCTACGGCCTCTCCGGGTCGACGAACATCACCGATATCGGCAGGGCGGTCTTTGCGGCCAACAACCCGATCATCCTCTACCTGGCCGTAGCCATGATCGCCGTCGGTTTCGGATTCAAGATAGCCGCCGTTCCCTTCCACATGTGGAGCCCGGACGTGTATGAGGGCGCCCCCACCCCGGTGACGGCTTTTTTGAGCGTGGGGCCCAAGGCCGCCGGCTTTGCCATCCTCATCAGGTTCTTTTACGAAGTGTTCGCCAGCAGGACCGGTGCCTCCACCTGGAGCGCCGTGGGCGGCGTCGACTGGATGTCGATTTTTGCCATCCTCTCCGCGATTACGATGACCGTGGGTAACCTGGTAGCCATCGTCCAGAAGAACGTGAAAAGGCTCCTTGCCTACTCGAGCATAGCCCACGCCGGATACATGCTCATGGGATTTGTCCTTTTGAACATCGAGGGGCTCAGGGCGGTCCTCTTTTACCTCGTCGTGTACCTCTTCATGAACACGGGTGCCTTCCTGGTGGTCATCCTCGTTGCAAACGCCGTCGGGAGCGAGGACATATCCGACTATTCGGGGATGGGGGTGCGCATGCCCTTGATGTCGGTGTGCATGGGCATATTCCTCTTCGCCCTGACGGGAATCCCTCCCTTTTCCGGCTTTATCGGGAAGGTCTACCTCTTTGCGGGGGTGATCAACAAGGGAATTTACTGGCTCGCCGTGGTGGCGGCGATAAACAGCGTCTTTTCGCTCTACTACTACGCGAGGATTCTGAAGGTGATGTTCCTCGAGTCCCCGAAATCCTCGGAGCCGGTAATGGTACCGGCCGTATCGAGAGCCCTTCTCGCCGTGCTCGCCTTTCCCACGCTTCTCCTGGGCGTCTACTGGGAGCCCGTAATCAACATCGCCGAGGCGTCTGCGCGGTTTATCGCGGGGGGATGAGGAAAACGATGCAGATAGTGGCTGATGGAGGCACATGATGGAACAATACTTACCGATACTTATCCTCCTGGTGGTTTCGGTGGCCCTGTCTCTTGGCCTCGTGATCCTCTCGGTCATCCTGGGGCCGAAACGCTACGAGAAGGGGAAGTTTAGCACCTTCGAGTGCGGCATGCCCCTTTTCTCCGATGCCAAGAGGAGAATTTCGGTGAAGTTTTATCTCATCGCCATCCTCTTTCTCATCTTCGACCTCGAGACGGCTTTTCTCTATCCCTGGGCAGTTCTCTTCAAGAAGCTGGGGCTTTTCGGATTTATCGAGATGCTCATATTCATCCTCATCCTCGTGGTGGGGCTCGTTTACGCATGGAAGGCAGGAGCGCTGGAATGGCAGTAGAAGAAGCACTGGGACAGCTGGGGGAACGGGGGTTTCTCACCGGCTTCGAAAAGATCCTCTCGTGGGCGAGGAAGTATTCCCTCTGGCCTCTGCCCTTCGGTACGGCGTGCTGCGCCATCGAGTTCATGGCTGCAGTGGGCACCCACTACGACATCTCCCGGTATGGCTGGGAAGTGGTGAGATTTTCACCCCGCCAGGCAGACCTCATGATCGTTGCCGGCACGGTCAACTACAAGATCGCGCCTGCCCTGATGACGGTGTACGAGCAGATGCTCGAGCCAAAGTGGGTCATCGCCATGGGCGCCTGCGCGACCTGCGGGGGATTCTACAACAATTACAGCGTCGTCCAGGGTGTGGACAGGATCATCCCCGTTGACGCATACGTTCCCGGCTGCCCCCCGAAACCGGAGGCCCTGATCGACGGCATCTTCCTCATCAAGGATATGATCGAGAAGGGAACGAAGAGGGCGAGGGACGCCTGGGAAAAGGGGGGAAGGCGATGACGGGCAAATCCCGGGTTATCGAGAGGCTCACGGAGCAATTTGGCGCCTCTGTCTATGAGACGCACAGCTACCGTGGCGATGACACGGCCCTCGTGCTGCGGGAGAGCGTGATAGATGTCCTGGCCTTTCTCAAGCAGGACCCCGACATGGACTTCGCGTTTCTCATGGACCTGACGGCCGTGGACTACCTGGGCAGGGAGCCCCGGTTCGAGGTGGTCTACCACCTCTATTCCTTCTCGAAGAACTCAAGGGTCAGGGTAAAGACGGGGGTGCCGGAGGCGGACCCGGTGGTTGCCACGGCGAGCACCGTCTGGAAGGGGGCGAACTGGTTCGAGCGGGAGATCTTCGATATGTACGGGATCAGGTTCGAGGGGCACCCCGACCTGAGAAGGATCCTTTTGTACGAGGAGTTTGAGGGGCATCCCCTGAGGAAGGACTATCCCATAGACCTCAGGCAACCGACGGTTTCCACCCGGGAATTTCCTGACCCGGAGAAGCAGGTGAGGATAACCATAGATGAGTGGAGAGATCGAAAATAAGGGAGCGCCGGCAGGAGGGGAGGAGCTCGCCACCGACAGGGTGATGCTCAACATGGGCCCGATTCACCCGGCCACCCACGGGACGCTGCGGATCATCGTCGAGCTGGACGGGGAGACGATCGTTTCGTGCGACAACCAGATGGGGTATCTCCACCGGTGCTTCGAGAAGCAGTGCGAAAACGCCACCTGGACCCAGGTGCTTCCCTACACGGACCGGCTGAACTACGTGTCCCCCCTCATGAACAACGTGGGGTACGTCCTGGCGGTGGAAAAGCTGCTCGATATCGACGTGCCCGAACGGGCAAAGTACATACGGATAATCATCAGCGAGCTTTCCCGGATCATAGACCACCTGGTCTGCGTGGGCACGAATCTCGTGGACCTGGGGGCCCTCACCAACTTCTGGTACTTCTGGAAACCCCGGGAGGAGGTCTACGACCTCATCGAGGAGCTGACGGGGACGCGGATGACGACGGCGTACACCCGCATCGGCGGCCTGAAGGACGACCTCCCCGAGGGCTGGGTGGAGAAGGCGCAGAAGGTGGTCAAGGAGTCGATCCCCGCTGCGCTGCGGGATGTGGATGCCCTCATCACGAAGAACCGGATATTTCTCGAGCGCACCGTGGGGGTTGGGGCGCTGACGGAAGAAGAGGCGATGGAGTACGGGTTCACCGGCCCCTGCCTCCGGGCCTGCGGCGTGCCCTACGACCTGCGCAAGGACCAGCCCTACCTTGGATACGAGACCTTTGACTTCGACATTCCCGTGGGAGAGAACGGGGACACCTACGACCGCTATCGCGTCCGCATGGAGGAGATGTGGCAGTCCCTGAGGATACTAACACAGGCTTTCGAGCGGCTCCCCGGGGGGCCCGTGAACGTGAACGACCCGAGGGTAACCCTGCCGCCCAAGGATGCGGTCTATGGGAACATCGAGGCACTCATGAACCACTTCAAGATAGTCATGGAGGGGATCCAGGTGCCTCCCGGCGAGGTCTACCACGC from Deltaproteobacteria bacterium carries:
- a CDS encoding 4Fe-4S dicluster domain-containing protein, giving the protein MMGFRKYVKNIWEAVYTIALGMKITARYGVDPREEITEQYPEDVWEPFERFRGFLHNDVPRCISCSMCARVCPVDCIELESFMGPDKKRVLTRFDIDIGRCMYCGLCVEVCPTKCLTHTAGYEGRSSVSRGELILNFVTEPPEMPPPKEEEKKEEEVKVAGEGPADEDKAKEADTQGEMVGASAGSAPISPKSDPPDKDGEGE
- a CDS encoding NADH-quinone oxidoreductase subunit J, whose translation is MKGPADIIFYAIAFVTVVSAVLVALLPNIIHAAIALLFTFAGVAGLYVFMSADFLAATQLLIYVGGILVLILFAVFLSSRISSVKMSNPARFMIPAGVAFLGILGGLIYALHNTQWAGSGEVVYDPTTAKLGELLMTKYLLPFEVASVLLLAALVGAALLSRPGD
- the nuoK gene encoding NADH-quinone oxidoreductase subunit NuoK, whose product is MVEKVLIVSAVLFCSGLFTIITRKNAVAILMGVELILNSANINFIAFSKSASNILGGQIFAIFVIVLAAAEAAVALAIFIRFYSIAGTADVDFADRLKG
- the nuoL gene encoding NADH-quinone oxidoreductase subunit L; this encodes MFEYAFLIPLLPLIAAFVQIFVGKRLPRKGDWVSISAILASSVVSFGIFAQALRIFDPELLYRASYPWLDIGGRFTIEMGILIDNMTAVMLVVVSVVSALVHIYSVGYMHGDPRYSRFYAYLSIFSFSMYGLVLSDNLFAIYIFWELVGVSSYLLIGFWFEKKSAADACKKAFLTTRVGDVGMFIGILIFFLTTGVFNYFDVFKAVADGQISGTLLTVAGIGIFFGAIGKSAQFPLHVWLPDAMEGPTPVSALIHAATMVAAGVYLVARVYPIFTPDAFLFIAYIGCITLFIAATIAIVQNDIKRVLAYSTISQLGYMMLGLGVGGFTAGMAHLTTHAAFKACLFLGSGSVIHAVHTQDIQEMGGLWKKMPVTFATFLIATLAISGVPLFSGFYSKDMILAKALEFGMVNSRHMVLFVFAALTAGMTAFYMFRIVILTFFGKTRDEEKYHHAHESPLNMTVPLVILAVLSFKVFFTYNGWFDKLMHGPVFPRELKAQMLTLSEVPAPAPHGEAVVIGEGEHAAVAPAAEEVHTAPAPGHGEAEVAAGHEAGAGHDREHIAHTAHSLAGKISLIVVAIGISLALVFYLFGMVNVQKVAAAVKPVYLFLFNKWYFDELYHHLLVRVILAVSRFLGWFDLYIVDGLVNLAGQLGVWVSALAGKFDDFVVDGTVNGLANSTIGSGGFLRRFQTGKLHHYIFALAGGLLVIIIVKVF
- the nuoN gene encoding NADH-quinone oxidoreductase subunit NuoN; translated protein: MILDNIQSVTFFIPELILTGTILVVILFHVVSANRTSQFPAFLTLAAVSASMIIAGGLGAGGTKDLFFGMVRIDEFSTFFKVILSLATLFATFMSIASLEVAGKRQTEYYVFLLSITLGMYLLASSVDIVMILLALELVSIPSYLLAGYLKRTERSVEGAVKYVVYGATASGVMIYGFSLLYGLSGSTNITDIGRAVFAANNPIILYLAVAMIAVGFGFKIAAVPFHMWSPDVYEGAPTPVTAFLSVGPKAAGFAILIRFFYEVFASRTGASTWSAVGGVDWMSIFAILSAITMTVGNLVAIVQKNVKRLLAYSSIAHAGYMLMGFVLLNIEGLRAVLFYLVVYLFMNTGAFLVVILVANAVGSEDISDYSGMGVRMPLMSVCMGIFLFALTGIPPFSGFIGKVYLFAGVINKGIYWLAVVAAINSVFSLYYYARILKVMFLESPKSSEPVMVPAVSRALLAVLAFPTLLLGVYWEPVINIAEASARFIAGG
- the ndhC gene encoding NAD(P)H-quinone oxidoreductase subunit 3 is translated as MMEQYLPILILLVVSVALSLGLVILSVILGPKRYEKGKFSTFECGMPLFSDAKRRISVKFYLIAILFLIFDLETAFLYPWAVLFKKLGLFGFIEMLIFILILVVGLVYAWKAGALEWQ
- a CDS encoding NADH-quinone oxidoreductase subunit B, translated to MAVEEALGQLGERGFLTGFEKILSWARKYSLWPLPFGTACCAIEFMAAVGTHYDISRYGWEVVRFSPRQADLMIVAGTVNYKIAPALMTVYEQMLEPKWVIAMGACATCGGFYNNYSVVQGVDRIIPVDAYVPGCPPKPEALIDGIFLIKDMIEKGTKRARDAWEKGGRR
- a CDS encoding NADH-quinone oxidoreductase subunit C, giving the protein MTGKSRVIERLTEQFGASVYETHSYRGDDTALVLRESVIDVLAFLKQDPDMDFAFLMDLTAVDYLGREPRFEVVYHLYSFSKNSRVRVKTGVPEADPVVATASTVWKGANWFEREIFDMYGIRFEGHPDLRRILLYEEFEGHPLRKDYPIDLRQPTVSTREFPDPEKQVRITIDEWRDRK
- the nuoD gene encoding NADH dehydrogenase (quinone) subunit D; the encoded protein is MSGEIENKGAPAGGEELATDRVMLNMGPIHPATHGTLRIIVELDGETIVSCDNQMGYLHRCFEKQCENATWTQVLPYTDRLNYVSPLMNNVGYVLAVEKLLDIDVPERAKYIRIIISELSRIIDHLVCVGTNLVDLGALTNFWYFWKPREEVYDLIEELTGTRMTTAYTRIGGLKDDLPEGWVEKAQKVVKESIPAALRDVDALITKNRIFLERTVGVGALTEEEAMEYGFTGPCLRACGVPYDLRKDQPYLGYETFDFDIPVGENGDTYDRYRVRMEEMWQSLRILTQAFERLPGGPVNVNDPRVTLPPKDAVYGNIEALMNHFKIVMEGIQVPPGEVYHATEAANGELGFYIVSRGGGKPYKIKVRPPCFAIYSAFPELVRGHMIADAIAILGSINI